One segment of Tamlana crocina DNA contains the following:
- the katG gene encoding catalase/peroxidase HPI, which translates to MENKMHSNGSSMGKCPFGHGSNTASSKTVTEWWPETLNLDILHQHDTKTNPFGKDFNYQEELKKLDVEALKNDVRNLMTDSQDWWPADWGHYGGLMIRMAWHAAGTYRVADGRGGGGTGNQRFAPLNSWPDNASLDKARRLLWPIKKKYGNKVSWADLIILAGTMAYESMGLKSYGFAFGREDIWHPEKDIYWGAEKEWLAPSDERYDSVDKPDTMQNPLAAVQMGLIYVNPEGVNGNPDPLKTGAQVRETFKRMAMNDEETVALTAGGHTVGKMHGNGDASILGESPEGANVEEQGFGWTNPTRTGVGRDAVTSGIEGAWTTHPTKWDNGYFEMLFKHEWESVKSPAGAWQWEPVSIAEEDKPVDVEDASIRNNPAMTDADMAMKMDPIYREISLKFKEDFEGFSDAFARAWFKLTHRDMGPKDRWFGPDIPQEDLIWQDPIPKGKKDYAVEAVKAKISDSGLSISEMVSTAWDSARTFRGSDFRGGANGARIRLAPQKDWPGNEPKRLQKVLSVLEPIAKEFGISVADTIVLAGNVGVEKAIKNAGMNVNVPFAPGRGDATAEMTDVESFEYLEPKADGFRNWLKEEYVVSPEELLLDRTQLMGLTAPEMTALIGGMRVIGTNHGGTKHGVFTKNEGALTNDFFVNLTDMAYKWKPAKDGIYEIVNRKTGEVKWTATRIDLVFGSNSILRSYAEVYAQDDSKEKFVNDFVDAWVKVMNADRFDL; encoded by the coding sequence ATGGAGAATAAAATGCACTCAAATGGTTCGTCAATGGGCAAGTGTCCTTTTGGCCACGGAAGTAACACTGCTTCTAGTAAAACGGTTACAGAATGGTGGCCCGAAACTTTAAACTTGGATATTTTACACCAGCACGACACCAAAACTAACCCGTTTGGAAAAGATTTTAATTACCAAGAAGAATTAAAAAAACTGGATGTTGAAGCATTGAAGAATGATGTCCGTAATTTGATGACCGATAGTCAAGATTGGTGGCCTGCCGATTGGGGGCATTACGGAGGTTTAATGATTAGAATGGCTTGGCATGCCGCGGGAACGTACAGAGTAGCCGATGGCCGTGGAGGCGGAGGTACCGGAAACCAACGATTTGCGCCACTTAACTCTTGGCCCGATAACGCAAGTTTGGATAAAGCACGACGTTTACTTTGGCCGATAAAGAAAAAATATGGCAATAAAGTTAGTTGGGCAGATTTAATCATTTTAGCCGGTACAATGGCCTATGAAAGTATGGGGCTGAAAAGTTACGGATTCGCTTTTGGACGAGAAGATATATGGCACCCTGAAAAGGACATTTATTGGGGGGCTGAAAAAGAATGGTTAGCGCCAAGTGATGAGCGTTACGATAGCGTAGATAAACCCGATACCATGCAAAATCCGTTGGCAGCCGTGCAAATGGGGCTAATTTATGTAAATCCTGAAGGTGTCAATGGAAATCCAGACCCTTTAAAAACAGGAGCGCAAGTTCGGGAAACTTTTAAACGTATGGCTATGAACGATGAAGAAACAGTGGCGCTCACCGCTGGCGGACATACCGTTGGTAAAATGCACGGTAATGGCGATGCCAGTATTTTAGGTGAATCTCCCGAAGGAGCCAATGTGGAAGAGCAAGGTTTTGGATGGACCAACCCTACAAGAACTGGAGTTGGTCGCGATGCCGTTACCAGTGGTATAGAAGGGGCGTGGACTACCCATCCTACCAAGTGGGACAATGGCTATTTTGAAATGCTATTTAAACACGAGTGGGAGTCGGTTAAAAGCCCTGCGGGAGCTTGGCAGTGGGAACCTGTAAGTATAGCAGAGGAAGATAAACCCGTTGATGTTGAGGATGCTTCAATCCGTAATAATCCTGCAATGACCGATGCCGATATGGCCATGAAAATGGATCCTATTTACCGAGAGATTTCTTTGAAATTTAAAGAAGATTTTGAAGGGTTTTCAGATGCTTTTGCCCGTGCTTGGTTTAAATTAACGCACCGCGACATGGGACCTAAAGATCGTTGGTTTGGTCCGGATATACCTCAAGAAGATTTAATTTGGCAAGACCCTATTCCGAAAGGAAAGAAAGATTACGCTGTTGAGGCGGTTAAAGCTAAAATTTCAGATTCAGGATTAAGCATTTCTGAAATGGTTTCAACAGCTTGGGACAGTGCCAGAACGTTTAGAGGTTCAGATTTTAGAGGAGGGGCTAATGGTGCTCGAATCCGTTTAGCACCTCAAAAAGATTGGCCTGGAAACGAGCCAAAACGATTACAAAAAGTATTGTCTGTACTCGAACCGATTGCCAAAGAATTTGGAATCAGTGTTGCCGATACTATTGTTTTAGCTGGAAATGTAGGCGTTGAAAAAGCCATTAAAAATGCAGGCATGAACGTTAATGTGCCATTTGCTCCAGGGCGTGGCGATGCTACGGCAGAAATGACCGATGTGGAGTCTTTTGAATATTTGGAGCCAAAAGCCGATGGTTTTAGAAATTGGCTGAAAGAAGAATATGTGGTGAGTCCGGAGGAATTGCTTTTAGACCGTACTCAACTTATGGGTCTGACCGCTCCTGAAATGACTGCTTTAATTGGCGGCATGCGTGTTATTGGGACAAACCATGGCGGTACAAAGCATGGCGTGTTTACGAAAAACGAAGGTGCTTTGACCAATGATTTCTTTGTGAATTTAACCGATATGGCCTATAAATGGAAACCTGCAAAAGACGGTATTTATGAAATTGTAAACCGTAAAACGGGTGAAGTAAAATGGACAGCCACTCGTATTGATCTTGTTTTTGGTTCAAATTCTATCTTAAGATCTTATGCCGAAGTGTATGCTCAAGATGACAGTAAAGAAAAATTTGTGAACGATTTTGTTGATGCTTGGGTAAAAGTGATGAATGCCGATCGTTTTGATCTGTAA
- a CDS encoding RNA polymerase sigma factor, with protein MKVIQLHKNETQLIKEAVKQNREAQHVLFEMYAPKMLSVCRYYIKDLQHAENVMLDGFFKVFKNLSSFKNEGSFEGWIRKIMVRQSISFLRQQKKIEFSMEDIPIQDAYADHINVDIEVSMIQELIDGLPEGYKVVFIMYAIEGYKHPEIAKILNISKGTSKSQLFKARKMLQEKIKKINKVTSYGTT; from the coding sequence TTGAAAGTTATACAACTCCATAAAAACGAAACACAGCTTATAAAAGAGGCTGTTAAGCAGAATCGTGAGGCACAACACGTTTTGTTTGAGATGTATGCTCCAAAAATGCTCAGTGTTTGCAGATACTATATAAAAGACCTACAACATGCCGAAAACGTGATGCTAGATGGCTTTTTTAAAGTTTTCAAAAACCTATCCAGTTTTAAAAATGAAGGCAGTTTTGAGGGGTGGATCCGCAAAATTATGGTTCGCCAATCTATTTCCTTTTTAAGGCAACAAAAAAAGATTGAGTTTTCAATGGAAGACATTCCGATCCAAGACGCTTACGCAGACCACATCAATGTTGATATTGAAGTCAGCATGATTCAAGAATTAATCGACGGACTTCCCGAGGGCTACAAAGTGGTTTTCATCATGTATGCCATTGAAGGCTACAAACATCCTGAAATAGCCAAAATACTCAACATATCGAAAGGCACGTCAAAATCGCAACTGTTTAAAGCACGAAAAATGCTTCAGGAGAAAATTAAAAAGATAAATAAAGTAACGAGTTATGGCACCACTTAA
- a CDS encoding fasciclin domain-containing protein, with the protein MKEDTKMVGGAEMYPSKDIIDNAVNSKDHTTLVAAVKAADLVGVLKSKGPFTVFAPTNDAFSKLPDGTVDSLLMKENMAALQNILKYHVVSGKWSAKDIMGMIKKGNGKAEIETVSGGKLTTWIKNHNVYVTDENGNSSQVTIADVNQSNGVIHVIDTVLLPKS; encoded by the coding sequence ATGAAGGAAGATACCAAAATGGTTGGTGGTGCTGAAATGTACCCAAGTAAAGACATTATTGATAATGCTGTTAATTCAAAAGATCACACCACTTTAGTTGCAGCTGTAAAAGCAGCCGATTTAGTTGGAGTTTTAAAAAGCAAAGGACCTTTTACTGTTTTTGCACCAACAAATGATGCCTTTAGTAAACTACCCGATGGAACAGTAGATAGTTTACTTATGAAAGAAAACATGGCTGCATTACAGAATATTCTAAAATATCATGTGGTTTCAGGAAAATGGAGCGCTAAAGACATTATGGGAATGATAAAAAAAGGTAACGGAAAAGCTGAAATAGAAACCGTGAGCGGTGGAAAGCTAACAACTTGGATTAAAAACCACAATGTTTATGTTACTGATGAGAATGGAAACTCATCACAAGTTACTATTGCAGATGTAAACCAATCTAATGGCGTTATCCATGTTATTGATACGGTATTATTGCCTAAGTCTTAA
- a CDS encoding DNA translocase FtsK produces the protein MAKRKTKSKPTTKKRLALPKFNLNNQQKLVLGSFLAILGLLLFIAFVSFLFTGKADQSVLTEFTSREVKTQNWLSKSGAWLSDFFIQRGFGVASFIFSGLVFLSGVYVLMNINKAKLRKHWFWGILIIIWTSILLGFFGGKNDILGGTVGFELNTFLQDYIGKIGVALLLLFGLITYLAIRFKLTFESFSMLFKSAKKDIKEELSSMKEDVIAPLDNNLTEEAEAIKSAFEIPLDDDEEDIEPELKPVKDTKKETPAPLEVRVNESEDEETDLEIKVEEVKEEISETDNLANKLVEDFGQFDPTLELAKYQFPTLELLKKYDTEGIKINQEELEENKNRIVETLSNYKIGISSIKATIGPTVTLYEIVPDAGIRISKIKNLEDDIALSLSALGIRIIAPIPGKGTIGIEVPNKNSTIVSMRSVIASKKFQNSEMHLPIALGKTISNETFVVDLAKMPHLLMAGATGQGKSVGLNAVLTSLLYKKHPAEVKFILVDPKKVELTLFNKIERHYLAKLPDSEDAIITDNTKVINTLNSLCIEMDNRYELLKNAMCRNIVEYNAKFKARKLNPNDGHQFLPYIVLVVDEFADLIMTAGKEVETPIARLAQLARAIGIHLIIATQRPSVNVITGIIKANFPARIAFRVTSKIDSRTILDGSGADQLIGRGDMLYTQGNDLIRVQCAFVDTPEVERITDFIGSQKAYPDAYMLPEYVGEESGTGIDVDIADRDALFKDAAIVIVTAQQGSASLLQRKLKLGYNRAGRLIDQLEAAGIVGPFEGSKARQVLVPDITALEKLLENEI, from the coding sequence ATGGCCAAAAGGAAAACCAAATCTAAACCAACAACAAAAAAAAGGTTGGCACTGCCAAAATTTAACCTAAACAACCAACAAAAATTGGTTTTGGGCAGTTTCTTGGCTATATTAGGTTTGCTCCTTTTTATTGCTTTTGTATCGTTTTTATTTACGGGCAAAGCAGACCAAAGTGTACTTACGGAATTCACGTCTCGTGAAGTAAAAACACAAAACTGGCTTAGTAAATCGGGGGCTTGGCTCAGCGATTTTTTTATCCAACGTGGTTTTGGGGTAGCTTCATTTATATTTTCAGGATTGGTTTTTCTATCGGGCGTTTATGTGCTGATGAACATCAACAAAGCCAAACTGAGAAAACATTGGTTTTGGGGCATCCTTATTATAATATGGACATCGATTCTTTTAGGATTCTTTGGCGGCAAAAACGATATTTTAGGAGGTACGGTTGGGTTTGAACTCAACACTTTTTTACAAGATTACATCGGAAAAATTGGTGTTGCCCTACTTCTTTTATTCGGATTGATTACCTATTTGGCAATTCGTTTTAAGCTCACTTTCGAAAGTTTTTCAATGCTTTTTAAATCGGCCAAGAAAGACATTAAAGAAGAACTTTCAAGCATGAAAGAAGATGTAATAGCGCCTTTGGACAACAATTTAACGGAAGAAGCCGAAGCCATAAAATCGGCTTTCGAAATTCCTTTGGATGATGATGAAGAAGATATTGAACCCGAATTAAAACCTGTTAAGGACACTAAAAAGGAAACACCTGCTCCTTTGGAAGTTCGTGTAAACGAAAGTGAAGACGAAGAAACAGACCTTGAAATAAAAGTTGAAGAAGTAAAGGAAGAAATCTCAGAAACCGATAACCTTGCCAATAAATTGGTTGAGGATTTTGGACAATTCGACCCGACTTTAGAATTGGCAAAATACCAATTCCCTACTTTGGAACTTCTAAAAAAATACGATACCGAAGGCATTAAAATCAATCAAGAAGAGCTTGAGGAAAACAAAAACCGCATTGTTGAAACCCTCAGCAACTATAAAATTGGTATTTCCAGCATTAAAGCTACCATTGGGCCAACGGTAACACTTTATGAAATTGTGCCCGATGCCGGTATCCGAATTTCAAAAATTAAAAACCTGGAAGACGATATTGCTTTATCGCTGTCTGCTTTGGGTATTCGAATTATTGCGCCAATTCCCGGAAAAGGAACTATCGGTATTGAAGTGCCCAATAAAAACTCGACTATTGTTTCCATGCGCTCGGTCATTGCATCGAAGAAATTTCAAAATTCTGAAATGCACCTCCCTATCGCCCTCGGAAAAACCATTAGCAACGAAACCTTTGTGGTCGATTTGGCAAAAATGCCGCACTTGCTTATGGCCGGTGCCACGGGGCAAGGTAAATCGGTGGGGCTTAACGCCGTTCTTACTTCATTGCTTTATAAAAAACATCCTGCCGAAGTGAAATTCATTTTGGTAGATCCGAAAAAAGTGGAATTGACGCTCTTCAATAAAATTGAGCGCCACTATTTGGCGAAACTGCCCGATAGCGAAGATGCCATTATTACCGACAATACCAAGGTTATCAATACGCTAAATTCGCTATGTATTGAAATGGACAACCGCTACGAGTTGTTGAAAAACGCCATGTGCCGAAACATTGTGGAGTACAATGCTAAATTCAAGGCAAGAAAGCTCAACCCGAACGACGGCCATCAATTTTTACCATATATTGTTTTGGTTGTTGATGAGTTTGCCGATTTGATTATGACAGCTGGTAAAGAGGTAGAAACCCCTATAGCCCGTTTGGCACAGCTGGCCCGTGCCATTGGTATCCATTTAATTATCGCCACGCAACGTCCGTCGGTTAACGTTATTACGGGTATCATCAAAGCTAACTTCCCAGCTCGAATCGCGTTTAGGGTAACTTCAAAAATCGATTCCCGAACCATTTTGGATGGCTCTGGTGCCGACCAACTTATAGGCCGTGGTGATATGCTTTACACCCAAGGTAACGACCTTATTCGTGTGCAATGTGCCTTTGTGGATACTCCCGAAGTGGAACGCATTACCGATTTTATCGGTTCACAAAAAGCCTACCCCGATGCTTATATGCTTCCCGAGTACGTTGGCGAAGAAAGTGGCACAGGTATTGATGTAGATATAGCCGATCGCGACGCCCTATTTAAAGATGCAGCCATAGTAATTGTAACGGCACAACAAGGTTCGGCTTCGCTATTGCAAAGAAAATTAAAATTGGGCTACAACCGTGCCGGACGTTTAATCGACCAATTGGAGGCTGCAGGCATTGTTGGTCCTTTTGAAGGCAGTAAAGCCAGACAGGTTTTGGTGCCCGATATTACAGCTTTAGAAAAACTTTTAGAAAACGAAATATAA
- a CDS encoding leucine-rich repeat domain-containing protein, producing the protein MKTNLLSLIAIFIVAIGYSQTFTDNFISYTVTSATTVEVADYDDVNGSPTVVIPASVSYNSTNYSVTSIKFLAFQNSTITSVDIPDSVTIIGVGAFSGSTLNTVSIGDSVVTIEGSAFLNCSLTNVTIPDSVTSIGNYAFQNNSLVNLFLGNSVATIGNWAFTSNQLTALTIPNSVTTIGDFTFQGNPLACIISEATVPPAITTSTTSGMDTFNTNRSNIDLSIPTGTASTYAAETWTGFNSVTEGLAGTFTIDNITYQINPTPNNEVTVIDYNTAGGTVVNIPAMVSSACTSFSVTTIGDYAFQNKGLTSVTLPDSVLIIRENGFFNNSIATVTIPDSVTQISDGAFANNSLTSVVIGNNVTSIGEYAFRFNSIASLTIPDSVLNIEELAFDSNVITNLDLGNGVQTIGNLAFRFNPGLQSVTIPASVTSIGEGAFATPTLTEVIALGATPPSIITSGTTTDTFSTDRSNIHLYIPSGTMGAYVTNSGALWTGFNPVTEGALGISDFELDNDIKVVSTLNQIEIKHSESIQLQGFNIYGMSGAKVMEGNKNTFTTEVLSKGIYIIELNFDKGRMAKKFVK; encoded by the coding sequence ATGAAAACAAATCTACTTTCTTTAATTGCCATATTTATAGTTGCGATTGGCTATTCGCAAACTTTTACGGATAATTTTATAAGCTATACTGTTACTTCAGCAACTACAGTTGAAGTAGCTGACTATGATGATGTAAATGGAAGCCCAACAGTAGTCATACCAGCTTCTGTAAGTTATAATTCTACAAATTATAGTGTAACAAGTATCAAATTTCTTGCTTTTCAAAATAGCACAATTACGAGTGTTGATATACCAGACAGCGTCACAATAATAGGTGTTGGTGCTTTTAGTGGCAGTACATTAAATACGGTTAGTATTGGCGATAGTGTTGTTACTATTGAAGGCAGTGCTTTTTTAAATTGTTCTTTAACTAATGTCACTATACCAGATAGTGTTACAAGTATTGGCAATTACGCTTTTCAGAATAACTCACTGGTAAATCTTTTTCTTGGAAATAGTGTAGCAACCATAGGAAATTGGGCTTTCACAAGTAATCAGTTAACAGCGCTTACCATCCCAAATAGCGTAACAACTATTGGAGATTTTACTTTTCAAGGTAACCCGTTAGCGTGTATTATTTCAGAAGCTACGGTACCACCTGCAATAACAACCAGTACTACTTCTGGTATGGATACGTTTAATACCAATCGTAGTAATATCGACTTATCAATACCAACAGGTACAGCAAGTACTTATGCGGCTGAAACATGGACTGGATTTAATAGTGTTACTGAAGGACTTGCAGGTACTTTTACAATTGATAACATCACCTATCAAATCAATCCTACACCAAATAATGAGGTTACAGTTATCGATTATAATACTGCTGGCGGAACAGTAGTGAATATTCCAGCTATGGTATCAAGTGCTTGTACTTCTTTTTCAGTAACTACTATTGGTGATTATGCTTTTCAAAATAAGGGATTGACTTCTGTAACGCTTCCGGATAGTGTTCTTATTATAAGGGAAAACGGCTTCTTTAATAATAGTATAGCAACTGTAACAATTCCAGATAGTGTCACTCAAATTAGTGATGGTGCATTTGCCAACAACAGTTTAACAAGTGTCGTTATTGGAAACAATGTTACAAGCATAGGGGAATACGCTTTTAGGTTTAACAGTATAGCAAGTTTAACGATTCCCGATAGTGTATTGAATATTGAAGAACTTGCTTTTGACTCTAATGTGATAACCAATTTAGATTTGGGTAATGGGGTTCAAACTATTGGAAATCTTGCGTTTAGGTTTAATCCTGGTTTACAGTCTGTAACTATTCCAGCCAGTGTGACTTCTATTGGCGAAGGAGCATTTGCAACACCAACATTAACGGAAGTAATAGCTTTGGGCGCTACACCTCCATCCATTATAACAAGTGGCACAACTACCGATACTTTCTCTACAGACCGAAGTAACATTCACCTGTACATTCCATCAGGTACAATGGGAGCTTATGTTACAAATTCTGGGGCTTTATGGACAGGTTTTAATCCAGTAACCGAAGGCGCTTTGGGGATTTCTGATTTTGAGCTTGATAATGATATAAAAGTCGTTTCAACCTTAAATCAAATTGAAATAAAACATTCCGAAAGCATCCAGCTGCAAGGTTTTAATATTTATGGAATGTCTGGTGCCAAAGTAATGGAAGGGAACAAAAATACTTTTACCACAGAAGTGCTTTCAAAAGGCATTTACATAATAGAACTGAATTTTGATAAAGGCAGGATGGCAAAAAAGTTTGTAAAGTAG
- the tpx gene encoding thiol peroxidase, whose translation MATITLKGNKINTAGNLPETGSKAPDFLLTATDLSTKSLTNYKGSKLVLNIFPSVDTGTCAASVRQFNKEASELENTKVLCISRDLPFAQSRFCAAEGIENVESLSDFKTGQFGKDYGLEFVDGPLEGLHSRCVMVLDENGTVKYTEQVSETVDEPNYKAALEALYE comes from the coding sequence ATGGCAACTATCACTTTAAAAGGAAACAAAATAAACACCGCTGGAAACTTACCTGAAACCGGAAGTAAAGCTCCCGATTTTTTATTGACAGCAACCGACCTATCCACAAAAAGTTTAACCAACTACAAAGGCAGCAAACTGGTATTGAACATTTTTCCGAGTGTAGATACAGGCACTTGTGCCGCATCAGTAAGACAATTTAACAAAGAAGCCAGCGAACTGGAAAACACTAAAGTACTTTGCATATCTCGCGATTTGCCTTTTGCGCAGTCCCGTTTTTGTGCCGCAGAGGGCATTGAAAATGTAGAGAGTTTATCGGACTTTAAAACCGGGCAATTTGGAAAAGACTACGGATTGGAGTTTGTTGATGGCCCATTGGAAGGCCTGCACTCCCGCTGCGTGATGGTTTTAGATGAAAACGGCACGGTAAAATACACCGAACAAGTAAGCGAAACCGTAGATGAACCCAACTACAAAGCAGCACTAGAAGCTCTTTATGAATAA
- a CDS encoding tetratricopeptide repeat protein — protein sequence MKVFQIFSVVLVLFLSFGKVALSQNSPIDSLKIELMEHSANDTTRVHLLNALAFSYFTSDVALSVEYLEEAKTIAEVIHFEKGKARSVYIKGITEAIQSNYNQSLRYYDEALKLYENIGFTKGVANCYNAIGIAYKNKGELKTATTYLKKAIDIDEKIGSSNLSASLLNLGTAYSDLGDFDEAIIYLKTALSIAESEKNEQRVAYSLNNLGTIYNLQGNSPLALEHYNKSLSIHEKLGDSISIAHNFSNMASLYKLQKNSEKAISYYEKSLGIYERINNRHQVAATLNGIGGIYEEKGDYKKALHCYLKALRIGKELGANSETAYILNNIGGIYFVNGDYEKSEQHFKEAKNVSLENGSKETLCGAYLGLARINIHQRDYGIALGNVLKAKRISEESGFLESQKQAFEMLSEIYAKTGDYNNAFKSHQQFKILNDSLFNKKNIEKIAQLEFEYKYQQALDSASIRELELTKAVTDTNKNLAKTQRDYLWAIISVLLVSILLGSSIFYEKLKNEKAKTQNAVIEQKLLRSQMTPHFIFNSLSVLQGMILNKEKTKSIRYLSKFSKLLRITLENSREKMVLLSQELTAIKDYSALQNLESDNYKCNVLVEGIIDVSLFKVPPMLIQPFVENAIEHAFIKQQDNRKIEVKLDYVDKKLICTITDNGIGINSMPKGKNKNKNSLATTITSERLKILSKDFKMKGSVTIEDRQKYNEPGTMVTLIIPHVLLKV from the coding sequence ATGAAAGTATTTCAAATCTTTAGTGTTGTTTTAGTGCTTTTTTTGTCTTTTGGCAAAGTCGCTCTATCCCAAAATAGCCCAATAGATAGTCTCAAAATAGAGCTGATGGAGCATAGCGCAAACGATACTACAAGGGTACATCTTTTAAATGCATTGGCTTTTTCTTATTTTACCAGTGATGTTGCTTTATCTGTTGAATATTTGGAAGAAGCTAAAACAATCGCCGAAGTTATACATTTTGAAAAAGGAAAAGCAAGGAGTGTATATATTAAAGGGATAACAGAGGCTATACAATCAAATTATAATCAATCACTTAGGTATTATGACGAAGCGTTGAAACTATATGAAAATATTGGTTTTACAAAGGGAGTAGCAAATTGTTACAATGCCATTGGGATAGCATATAAAAACAAAGGAGAGTTAAAAACGGCAACTACATACCTTAAAAAAGCAATCGATATAGACGAGAAAATAGGAAGTAGCAATCTTTCTGCTAGCTTATTAAATTTAGGAACGGCTTATTCGGATTTGGGAGATTTTGATGAAGCCATTATCTATTTAAAAACGGCACTATCAATTGCCGAAAGTGAAAAAAACGAACAACGGGTTGCCTATAGTTTAAATAATTTGGGCACTATTTATAACCTTCAGGGCAATTCTCCTCTTGCTTTAGAACACTATAATAAATCTTTGTCCATCCATGAAAAACTTGGAGATAGCATCAGTATTGCCCATAACTTTTCAAATATGGCCTCTCTTTATAAGCTTCAAAAAAATAGTGAAAAGGCAATAAGCTATTATGAAAAATCTTTGGGTATTTACGAGCGAATCAATAACAGGCATCAAGTTGCCGCAACATTAAATGGCATTGGAGGAATCTACGAGGAAAAGGGAGATTACAAAAAGGCTCTACACTGTTACCTTAAAGCATTACGCATTGGTAAAGAGCTTGGGGCGAACAGCGAAACGGCATATATTTTAAACAACATAGGTGGCATTTATTTCGTGAATGGAGATTATGAAAAATCAGAACAACACTTCAAGGAAGCAAAAAATGTCAGCTTAGAAAATGGAAGTAAGGAAACATTGTGTGGAGCTTATTTAGGACTAGCTAGAATTAATATACATCAAAGAGATTATGGTATTGCTTTGGGTAATGTGCTCAAAGCAAAGAGGATTTCTGAAGAATCTGGGTTTTTAGAGTCTCAAAAACAAGCTTTTGAGATGCTTTCAGAAATTTATGCCAAAACAGGTGATTATAATAATGCATTTAAAAGTCATCAACAATTTAAAATATTAAACGATAGCCTGTTCAATAAGAAAAATATTGAGAAGATTGCACAACTAGAGTTTGAATACAAGTACCAACAAGCATTGGATTCTGCTAGCATAAGAGAATTGGAACTAACAAAAGCCGTAACCGATACCAATAAAAACTTAGCAAAAACGCAGCGTGATTATTTATGGGCTATTATAAGTGTGCTTTTGGTTTCAATTCTATTGGGCTCTTCAATTTTTTATGAAAAACTAAAAAACGAAAAAGCCAAAACGCAAAACGCCGTTATAGAACAGAAATTACTACGCTCGCAAATGACACCTCACTTTATATTTAATTCCTTATCGGTTTTACAGGGTATGATTTTAAATAAAGAAAAAACTAAGTCGATTCGTTATTTATCAAAATTCTCAAAGTTACTACGTATTACACTAGAAAATTCAAGGGAAAAAATGGTTTTGTTGTCACAAGAATTAACAGCCATAAAAGATTATTCGGCACTTCAAAACTTGGAAAGCGATAATTACAAATGTAATGTCTTAGTTGAAGGTATTATTGATGTTTCATTGTTTAAAGTTCCACCAATGCTCATCCAGCCATTTGTTGAGAATGCCATAGAGCATGCGTTCATCAAACAGCAAGACAATCGAAAAATTGAGGTTAAATTAGACTATGTAGACAAAAAATTAATTTGTACAATTACCGATAATGGTATAGGAATTAATTCTATGCCAAAGGGCAAAAATAAAAACAAGAATTCACTAGCCACAACCATAACATCCGAGCGTTTAAAAATATTGTCTAAAGATTTTAAAATGAAAGGATCTGTAACTATTGAAGATCGGCAGAAATATAACGAACCAGGCACAATGGTAACCTTAATCATTCCCCATGTTTTACTTAAAGTATAA
- a CDS encoding diacylglycerol kinase family protein, with translation MNNKKEPLLINRAKSVRYAFKGALLLLKTEPSIKIQFCIGVLVTIAGFYFEISTTEWMIQVLAIALVMSIEGANTAIEEIANFIHPEYHIKIGKIKDLAAGAVFIASVFAVIVGLIIYLPKIF, from the coding sequence ATGAATAATAAAAAAGAACCACTTTTAATTAACCGGGCAAAAAGTGTGCGCTACGCCTTTAAAGGTGCGTTGTTGTTATTAAAGACCGAACCCAGTATAAAAATTCAGTTTTGCATTGGTGTATTGGTTACCATAGCTGGTTTTTACTTTGAAATTTCAACCACCGAATGGATGATACAAGTTCTAGCCATCGCATTAGTAATGAGTATTGAAGGCGCCAATACAGCCATTGAGGAAATAGCCAACTTTATACACCCGGAATACCACATTAAAATAGGCAAAATAAAAGATTTAGCAGCAGGGGCGGTTTTTATCGCCTCTGTTTTTGCTGTAATTGTGGGGCTGATCATTTACCTTCCGAAGATTTTTTAA